Proteins encoded by one window of Mercenaria mercenaria strain notata chromosome 4, MADL_Memer_1, whole genome shotgun sequence:
- the LOC128556243 gene encoding E3 ubiquitin-protein ligase XIAP-like, translating to MERYPGITNRSPKNPDYVLMKERLLTFEDWSRDGIAIEGLAKAGFYATGNQDSVRCFYCGGGVKDWQQSDDPWIQHATVFPHCEYVKLCMGEDFINRAANMNEEDTQELNRRLAQHLVPDQLIEDLNCKAALLLIDKKYRQEDVEQAIQKAREKYGSRALRAHFIHEFLLESNTVTTPRNIHAVALSRQTNNTTVSNGPTEHQHLVGSRDFQSENLDAHDTEQDRLLEENRDLKDRIACKICMDKDACIVFIPCGHMVSCIECAQRQRTCAVCRAEIKETVRAYPA from the exons ATGGAGCGTTATCCTGGAATTACGAACAGAAGTCCAAAGAATCCTGATTATGTTTTGATGAAAGAAAGACTTCTGACATTCGAAGATTGGTCAAGAGATGGGATAGCTATAGAAGGCCTGGCCAAGGCGGGATTTTACGCAACag GAAACCAAGACTCTGTTAGGTGCTTTTATTGTGGTGGTGGGGTGAAAGACTGGCAACAAAGTGATGATCCCTGGATACAGCATGCGACAGTTTTCCCACATTGTGAATATGTAAAACTATGTATGGGAGAAGATTTCATAAACAGAGCAGCAAACATGAACGAAGAGGATACACAG GAATTAAACAGAAGACTAGCACAACATCTTGTTCCTGACCAACTGATAGAAGATTTAAATTGTAAGGCCGCATTGCTTCTAATAGATAAAAAGTATAGACAAGAGGATGTTGAACAGGCTATTCAAAAGGCAAGGGAAAAATACG GCAGTAGAGCACTTAGAGCTCACTTCATTCATGAGTTTCTTCTTGAAAGCAACACGGTAACCACGCCTCGAAACATCCATGCAGTTGCATTATCACGACAGACTAATAATACAACAGTTTCAAATGGTCCCACAGAGCATCAACATCTTGTTGGTTCGAGGGATTTTCAATCTGAGAATCTTGATGCTCATGATACTG AGCAAGATCGTCTTCTGGAAGAAAACCGGGATCTGAAAGACAGAATTGCCTGCAAAATATGTATGGACAAAGATGCGTGCATTGTGTTTATTCCATGTGGACATATGGTATCTTGCATAGAGTGTGCACAAAGACAACGCACGTGTGCGGTCTGTAGAGCGGAAATAAAAGAAACAGTAAGGGCGTATCCAGCCTAG